In Salinirussus salinus, the following proteins share a genomic window:
- a CDS encoding aldo/keto reductase, with protein MATADATWDYRDRHDGFARTYFRAFGDCVVSSVGVGTYLGEPTDAADEAYREAVVEALESGVNVVDTAVNYRCQRSERAVGAAIETADIDREAVLVATKGGFLPFDGSRPDDPGRYVREEYVDPGLVDPADLVGGRHCLSPTFVDDQVDRSLSNLGLDTLDLYYVHNPETQLQEHSREEVYDKLEAAFEVLERRVQAGDIRHYGVATWEAFRVERGSETYLSLPEVVERARAAAETVGSTATSLRAIQLPFNIYMADAFTVVAHDTPDGAKSALWFASDAGLDVFTSASLMQGRLASEMPESVAAKLEGETRAQQAINFARSAPGVTSALVGTGSPEHVAENVGAGTYEPLGAGAFDAVFE; from the coding sequence ATGGCGACCGCAGACGCGACCTGGGACTACCGGGACCGCCACGACGGCTTCGCGCGCACCTACTTCCGGGCCTTCGGGGATTGTGTGGTCTCGTCGGTCGGCGTGGGAACCTACCTCGGCGAGCCGACCGACGCCGCCGACGAGGCCTACCGCGAGGCGGTCGTCGAAGCCCTCGAGTCCGGCGTCAACGTCGTCGACACGGCGGTCAACTACCGGTGCCAGCGCAGCGAGCGGGCGGTCGGCGCGGCCATCGAGACAGCCGACATCGACCGCGAGGCCGTCCTGGTCGCAACGAAGGGCGGCTTTCTTCCCTTCGACGGGTCCCGGCCCGACGACCCGGGGCGGTACGTCCGCGAGGAGTACGTCGACCCCGGCCTGGTGGACCCGGCGGACCTCGTGGGGGGGCGGCACTGTCTCTCCCCCACCTTCGTCGACGACCAGGTGGACCGCTCGCTCTCGAATCTCGGCCTCGACACCCTCGACCTGTACTACGTCCACAACCCCGAAACCCAGCTCCAGGAACACTCCCGGGAGGAGGTCTACGACAAGCTCGAGGCCGCCTTCGAGGTCCTCGAGCGGCGGGTTCAGGCCGGCGACATCCGCCACTACGGCGTCGCGACCTGGGAGGCGTTCCGGGTCGAACGAGGGTCCGAGACGTATCTCTCCCTCCCGGAGGTCGTCGAGCGTGCGCGGGCCGCCGCGGAGACCGTCGGGTCGACCGCCACGAGCCTGCGCGCGATACAGCTCCCCTTCAATATCTACATGGCCGACGCCTTCACCGTCGTCGCCCACGACACCCCCGACGGCGCGAAGAGCGCGCTCTGGTTCGCCAGCGACGCCGGCCTGGACGTCTTCACGAGCGCCTCGCTCATGCAGGGGCGGCTCGCCAGCGAGATGCCCGAGAGCGTGGCGGCGAAACTCGAGGGCGAGACCCGCGCACAGCAGGCGATCAACTTCGCACGCAGCGCGCCCGGCGTGACGAGCGCGCTCGTGGGCACGGGCTCGCCGGAGCACGTCGCGGAGAACGTCGGCGCCGGCACGTACGAGCCGCTGGGTGCCGGTGCCTTCGACGCCGTCTTCGAGTGA
- a CDS encoding NAD-dependent epimerase/dehydratase family protein, with the protein MTRVAVLGCGYVGLELCRQLDTDVVGVRRSDAGIRAIEETGATAVRADVTDADALEAVPDADVVVFAASSGGRGAEAAREVYVEGQRTTLEHFAGRADPPERYVYTSSTGVYGDHGGGWVDEETTLSPVTEKTEVLAEAETVALEGAADRGVDGTVARFGGLYGPDRYRLERYVEGPVTEGYLNMVHRDDAAGAVRFLIEADAARGEVVVVVDDEPVEKWAFADWLAGQCGAPAPPKRTVEERLEEGVSEAVRRRLTTSKRCSNDKLRGLGYDFRYPTYREGYRAAISAWSGAE; encoded by the coding sequence ATGACGCGAGTCGCGGTGCTTGGCTGTGGCTACGTCGGGCTCGAACTCTGTCGGCAGCTCGACACCGACGTGGTCGGGGTCCGCCGGTCGGACGCGGGCATCCGGGCTATCGAAGAGACCGGCGCGACCGCCGTGCGGGCCGACGTCACCGACGCCGACGCGCTCGAGGCGGTCCCGGACGCCGACGTCGTCGTCTTCGCGGCGAGTTCGGGTGGTCGCGGCGCCGAGGCGGCCCGGGAGGTGTACGTCGAGGGTCAGCGGACGACACTCGAACACTTCGCCGGGCGCGCGGACCCGCCAGAGCGGTACGTCTACACCTCGAGCACCGGCGTCTACGGCGACCACGGCGGCGGCTGGGTGGACGAGGAGACCACGCTGTCACCGGTGACCGAGAAGACCGAGGTGCTCGCCGAGGCCGAGACGGTCGCACTCGAGGGGGCGGCCGACCGCGGCGTCGACGGGACCGTCGCCCGCTTCGGCGGCCTCTACGGGCCCGACCGCTACCGGCTGGAGCGGTACGTCGAGGGGCCGGTGACCGAAGGGTACCTGAACATGGTCCACCGTGACGACGCGGCGGGCGCCGTCCGGTTCCTCATCGAGGCGGACGCTGCCCGCGGGGAGGTCGTGGTCGTGGTCGACGACGAGCCAGTCGAGAAGTGGGCCTTCGCGGACTGGCTGGCCGGGCAGTGTGGCGCGCCCGCCCCGCCGAAGCGGACCGTCGAGGAGCGCCTGGAGGAGGGTGTCTCGGAGGCCGTCCGGCGCCGGCTCACCACGAGCAAGCGATGCTCGAACGACAAGCTCCGCGGGCTGGGGTACGACTTCCGGTATCCGACCTATCGGGAGGGGTACCGGGCGGCTATCTCGGCCTGGAGCGGGGCGGAGTAG
- a CDS encoding DHH family phosphoesterase has protein sequence MGVMVAVPDVWGAFDAASALAADRPLVVAGVAVVLVVLLAVGAVALRRYLRPTGERFADLVGGFEEVTVLMHPNPDPDAMSCALAVKHLAESGDTEATLQYPGQIRHQENRAFETVLDASFERIDSASDLDDGEVVLVDHNEPRGFSGAERVDPVAVVDHHPGGGEGREFTDVRTDNGSCASIFAEYFRETDWEPADPEENGEAEEGELSPAVATGLLYGIQSDTNQLTKGCSPAEFDAARYLYPGVDEDHLDRIANPEVDAEVLEVKATAITEREVRNAFAVSDVGTVSNVDAIPQAADELLRLEGVTAVVVLGDKDGQIHLSGRSRDDRVHMGKALSAVVEDVPMGGAGGHARMGGGQLSIEHMNGLGPGDGLTREQFHERLFEAMSGEL, from the coding sequence ATGGGTGTGATGGTCGCCGTTCCGGACGTGTGGGGCGCGTTCGACGCCGCCTCGGCGCTGGCGGCCGACCGGCCGCTGGTCGTCGCCGGAGTGGCGGTAGTACTCGTGGTTCTCCTGGCGGTCGGTGCGGTCGCGCTCCGGCGGTATCTCCGGCCGACCGGCGAGCGCTTCGCGGACCTCGTCGGCGGGTTCGAGGAAGTGACGGTGCTGATGCACCCCAACCCCGACCCGGACGCGATGTCGTGTGCGCTGGCGGTCAAACACCTTGCCGAGTCGGGAGACACCGAGGCGACGCTGCAGTATCCCGGCCAGATCCGCCACCAGGAGAACCGCGCCTTCGAGACGGTGCTGGACGCCAGCTTCGAGCGCATCGACAGCGCCAGCGACCTCGACGACGGGGAGGTAGTACTGGTCGACCACAACGAGCCCCGCGGGTTCTCCGGCGCCGAGCGCGTCGACCCGGTCGCGGTCGTCGACCACCACCCCGGCGGCGGCGAGGGGCGGGAGTTCACCGACGTCCGGACCGACAACGGCTCCTGTGCGAGTATCTTCGCCGAGTACTTCCGGGAGACGGACTGGGAGCCCGCGGACCCCGAAGAGAACGGCGAAGCCGAGGAGGGGGAACTGTCCCCGGCCGTCGCGACCGGACTCCTCTACGGGATCCAGTCCGACACCAACCAGCTCACGAAGGGGTGCTCGCCGGCGGAGTTCGACGCCGCGCGATACCTCTACCCGGGGGTCGACGAGGACCACCTGGACCGGATCGCGAACCCCGAGGTCGACGCCGAAGTGCTCGAGGTCAAGGCGACGGCGATCACCGAACGGGAGGTACGCAACGCCTTCGCCGTCAGCGACGTCGGGACCGTCTCGAACGTGGACGCGATCCCCCAGGCCGCCGACGAACTCCTCCGGCTGGAGGGGGTCACGGCCGTTGTCGTCCTCGGCGACAAGGACGGCCAGATCCACCTCTCCGGGCGCTCGCGCGACGACCGCGTCCACATGGGCAAGGCCCTGAGCGCGGTCGTCGAGGACGTCCCCATGGGCGGGGCCGGCGGCCACGCCCGGATGGGCGGCGGCCAGCTCTCCATCGAGCACATGAACGGGCTCGGTCCCGGCGACGGGCTGACCCGCGAACAGTTCCACGAGCGGCTGTTCGAGGCGATGAGCGGCGAGCTGTAG
- a CDS encoding glycosyl transferase family 2: MEYVQEAVTTLHDFGDAYPPAPTERAAVVVPMTERDHAALAAERVLRTLEELDLGRVIVPLRAGPDEVGDVVAWVESFDVPAEVVWCTAPAVESALAEADLAGAAGKGRDVWLGVGAALAGDAEYVVVHDADATTYSRAHVPRLLHPVANGFAFAKGYYARVENDRIYGRLCRLFYEPLVRALAEAHDDPVVEYLGAFRYALAGEFAATAEVAEQLRAQRGWGLEVGTLGEAFAVAGPEGTAQVDLGVHEHDHRSVGGPDGLGDMCTEVGAALFRALADNGVGPDYESLRERYREHAYRLVDQYAADAGFNGLDYDPAAEREQVDTYVAGVRAPPADDRLPAWEDAPLDPAVVREQSAAAIAEEG; the protein is encoded by the coding sequence ATGGAGTACGTCCAGGAGGCAGTCACGACGCTCCACGACTTCGGGGACGCGTACCCCCCGGCCCCGACCGAGCGGGCGGCGGTCGTCGTCCCGATGACCGAGCGCGACCACGCCGCCCTCGCGGCCGAGCGGGTCCTCCGGACGCTCGAGGAACTGGACCTCGGGCGGGTAATCGTCCCCCTGCGTGCCGGCCCCGACGAGGTGGGTGACGTGGTCGCGTGGGTCGAGAGCTTCGACGTGCCCGCGGAGGTGGTGTGGTGTACGGCGCCGGCCGTGGAGTCGGCGCTCGCCGAGGCAGACCTCGCGGGTGCGGCAGGCAAGGGCCGGGACGTCTGGCTGGGGGTCGGCGCAGCCCTCGCCGGGGACGCCGAGTACGTCGTCGTCCACGACGCCGACGCGACGACCTACAGCCGGGCACACGTCCCCCGGCTGTTACACCCCGTGGCGAACGGCTTCGCCTTCGCGAAGGGGTACTACGCCCGCGTCGAGAACGACCGCATCTACGGCCGGCTCTGCCGGCTGTTCTACGAGCCGCTGGTCCGGGCGCTCGCCGAGGCCCACGACGACCCGGTCGTCGAGTACCTCGGCGCCTTCCGGTACGCGCTCGCCGGGGAGTTCGCCGCCACCGCCGAGGTCGCCGAGCAGTTGCGCGCCCAGCGCGGGTGGGGACTCGAGGTCGGGACGCTCGGCGAGGCCTTCGCCGTCGCGGGTCCCGAGGGAACCGCGCAGGTCGACCTGGGCGTCCACGAGCACGACCACCGCTCGGTCGGCGGGCCAGACGGGCTCGGTGACATGTGCACCGAGGTCGGGGCCGCGCTCTTCCGTGCCCTCGCGGACAACGGCGTCGGGCCCGATTACGAGTCGCTCCGGGAGCGCTACCGCGAGCACGCCTACCGGCTGGTCGACCAGTACGCCGCCGACGCCGGCTTCAACGGGCTGGACTACGACCCGGCCGCCGAGCGCGAGCAGGTCGACACCTACGTCGCGGGGGTCCGGGCACCGCCCGCGGACGACCGGCTCCCAGCCTGGGAGGACGCGCCGCTCGACCCGGCGGTCGTGCGCGAGCAGTCGGCGGCGGCCATCGCGGAGGAGGGCTGA
- a CDS encoding DUF7286 family protein, protein MNDRARVPFALLGVLLLVGSATYAASLSSPVPAEPRVAETMEEFGAETRTAVREGARDAAMEAAADPVTRRADTRAGGALGREATFRDALRLRIYTRVRQGLGDLGRRDGTLRLAASLPVPETRAELRRAVKRVTVERAGPDGAELRVTVENVSLTVRRNGQTVAHREVNPTVRVAVPTLAVHDRVALFERRLGAGPTGPGLGRRLTASLYPLAWTRGYAQYAGTPVENVIANRHVALATNGAVLDIQRSVFGTSDPVGRRALREATARTAISDALKGSGHAGLKTLERARGYVVDPSPLPDQKRLGDRAREQGPSPEENVTVGVNETADRAFLSAFGSEAEVPLDERLERHYEVDVRRRVRATVVSDRRTGPAVHPKDNWTRVGSEREARTSVRERTTEPPEPDGDWHVLAHHPRRVVRRVTERHVWSTPAGRRTTERRRVVRVDITVFLTGNHAVDSAPPGNVTPVHARGGPLNGPNLAGVRDTARERLLADEGGADGIARRVAAGDPRHLERRAAALETETTVAGEQPPDLDAWVYGDLADLRRRVANVSVTTSQGRVATFGVNPPAKLRERLRTRRAELLDRPDTYDGVADRARVAARAAYLERVSRLLEARAQRRADRATTVSEELAAESEGSLHASYRDRTRRSPPGGLSLPMVVDARPSYLTTAAVDGEILPSLGEGHSGHPLAVRNTNVASVPYADAVGAVMEAFSSPGRVSLSRAAQALRVSGASLVATGRSNETHRELSGQVADSVEHLRGELAFTLKQEGLGPESVRRSLVANATAGWERPDEAARAFVNGSAAAAVHRAAVREWPSLTGRERDVLRLRLDAAVRNGLETPRAGVGKPAVREVADTVRTVAEGELRRKADDLSKEVSERVADRLEDEVLSTGTGRRLGGEFLAKLPTGVPLAPAPGLWYATANFWDVDVRGVYAQFVVRVPRGAPDTPGGFRYVRDGDEVRLDVDADGEREVLGRASRIRFATGTDIAVAVPAGPRGVADVDGQRTEASAGWPRPGWR, encoded by the coding sequence ATGAACGACCGCGCCAGGGTCCCGTTCGCACTGCTCGGCGTCCTGCTGCTGGTCGGGAGCGCCACGTACGCCGCGTCGCTGTCGAGCCCGGTACCGGCCGAGCCCCGAGTCGCCGAGACCATGGAGGAGTTCGGCGCCGAGACACGGACGGCAGTGAGAGAGGGGGCCCGGGACGCCGCGATGGAGGCGGCTGCCGATCCGGTGACCCGCCGGGCGGACACGCGGGCCGGCGGGGCGCTCGGGCGCGAGGCCACATTCCGGGATGCGCTCCGGCTCCGTATCTACACTCGCGTTCGGCAGGGGCTCGGCGACCTCGGGCGTCGGGACGGAACGCTCCGGCTCGCGGCCTCGCTTCCCGTTCCGGAGACCCGCGCGGAGCTACGCCGGGCGGTCAAGCGGGTCACCGTCGAGCGGGCCGGCCCCGACGGGGCCGAACTTCGCGTCACCGTCGAGAACGTGAGTCTGACCGTCCGACGGAACGGACAGACCGTGGCCCACAGGGAAGTCAACCCGACCGTCCGGGTGGCCGTCCCGACGCTCGCAGTCCACGACCGCGTCGCCCTGTTCGAGCGGCGGCTCGGTGCCGGCCCGACCGGCCCAGGTCTCGGCCGCCGGCTGACTGCCAGCCTCTACCCGCTGGCCTGGACGCGCGGCTACGCCCAGTACGCGGGCACACCGGTCGAGAACGTCATCGCCAACAGACACGTCGCGCTGGCGACAAACGGTGCGGTGCTGGACATCCAGCGGTCGGTGTTCGGGACCAGCGACCCGGTCGGCAGACGCGCGCTGCGGGAGGCGACGGCCAGGACCGCGATATCGGACGCGCTGAAGGGGTCGGGCCACGCCGGACTGAAGACGCTCGAGCGCGCCCGCGGCTACGTCGTCGACCCGTCACCGCTCCCGGACCAGAAACGGCTCGGCGACCGGGCACGGGAGCAGGGGCCTTCGCCGGAGGAGAACGTCACCGTGGGGGTGAACGAGACGGCCGACCGGGCGTTTCTCTCCGCGTTCGGCTCCGAGGCGGAGGTCCCGCTCGACGAGCGGCTCGAGCGCCACTACGAGGTGGACGTCCGGCGTCGAGTCCGCGCGACGGTGGTCTCGGACCGCCGAACCGGACCCGCCGTCCACCCGAAGGACAACTGGACGCGGGTCGGCTCCGAGCGCGAGGCGAGGACGAGCGTTCGGGAGCGAACGACCGAGCCGCCAGAGCCAGACGGCGACTGGCACGTCCTCGCGCACCACCCGCGGCGCGTCGTCAGACGGGTCACCGAGCGACACGTCTGGTCGACCCCGGCGGGGAGGCGCACCACCGAGCGCCGTCGGGTCGTCCGGGTCGACATCACGGTGTTCCTGACGGGGAACCACGCCGTCGACAGCGCGCCCCCCGGGAACGTCACCCCGGTCCACGCTCGCGGCGGGCCGCTGAACGGACCGAACCTGGCGGGCGTTCGGGACACCGCACGCGAGCGGCTCCTGGCGGACGAGGGCGGCGCGGACGGGATCGCACGGAGGGTCGCAGCCGGCGACCCCCGACACCTCGAGCGCCGGGCAGCGGCGCTGGAGACGGAGACGACCGTCGCCGGCGAGCAGCCCCCGGACCTCGACGCGTGGGTGTACGGTGACCTCGCGGACCTGCGCCGCCGGGTGGCGAACGTGTCCGTGACGACGAGCCAGGGGAGGGTCGCGACGTTCGGGGTGAACCCGCCGGCGAAACTCCGGGAGCGGCTCCGGACGCGGCGGGCGGAACTGCTCGACCGCCCGGACACGTACGACGGCGTCGCGGACCGGGCACGGGTCGCGGCGCGCGCGGCGTACCTCGAGCGAGTCTCTCGGCTGCTCGAGGCCCGCGCACAGCGCCGGGCCGACAGGGCCACCACCGTCTCGGAGGAACTCGCCGCGGAGAGCGAGGGGAGCCTGCACGCGTCCTACCGCGACCGGACGCGGCGCTCGCCCCCCGGCGGGCTGTCGCTGCCGATGGTCGTCGACGCCCGCCCCTCCTATCTGACGACCGCAGCCGTCGACGGCGAGATACTTCCGAGCCTCGGGGAGGGACACTCCGGCCACCCGCTCGCAGTCCGGAACACGAACGTCGCGTCGGTTCCGTACGCGGACGCCGTCGGGGCGGTCATGGAGGCGTTCAGCAGCCCCGGCCGTGTCTCGCTGAGTCGGGCCGCACAGGCGCTGCGGGTGTCGGGCGCCAGCCTGGTCGCCACCGGCCGGTCGAACGAGACACACCGGGAGCTGTCCGGACAGGTCGCCGACTCGGTGGAACACCTCCGGGGAGAGCTGGCCTTCACCCTGAAACAGGAGGGGCTCGGGCCCGAGTCCGTGCGGCGCTCGCTGGTCGCAAACGCCACCGCCGGGTGGGAGCGTCCCGACGAGGCCGCCCGCGCGTTCGTCAACGGCTCGGCGGCTGCTGCAGTCCACCGGGCGGCGGTCCGCGAGTGGCCGTCGCTCACCGGCCGCGAGCGCGACGTGCTCCGGCTCCGGCTCGACGCTGCAGTCAGGAACGGGCTGGAAACGCCCCGTGCCGGAGTCGGGAAGCCAGCGGTACGCGAGGTCGCCGACACGGTCAGGACGGTCGCCGAGGGGGAACTGCGACGGAAGGCAGACGACCTCTCGAAAGAGGTGAGCGAGCGGGTCGCCGACCGGCTGGAGGACGAGGTACTCTCGACCGGGACGGGCAGACGGCTCGGCGGGGAGTTCCTCGCGAAGCTCCCGACGGGCGTCCCGCTGGCGCCGGCTCCCGGGCTCTGGTACGCGACGGCCAACTTCTGGGACGTCGACGTCCGCGGGGTCTACGCGCAGTTCGTCGTCCGGGTTCCCCGGGGCGCACCCGACACGCCGGGCGGGTTCAGATACGTCCGGGACGGCGACGAGGTACGTCTCGACGTCGATGCCGACGGCGAGCGGGAGGTACTCGGGCGAGCGAGTCGGATACGCTTCGCCACCGGGACCGACATCGCCGTCGCGGTACCGGCCGGCCCGCGCGGGGTCGCAGACGTCGACGGCCAGCGGACCGAGGCGTCGGCCGGCTGGCCGCGCCCGGGCTGGAGGTGA
- a CDS encoding HVO_0758 family zinc finger protein: MESVRRGLRSGDIEKDTYERLTCADCGEELATEAMPEDVGKRRVCPGCGTEWREMP, encoded by the coding sequence ATGGAATCTGTCAGGCGAGGGCTCCGTTCCGGGGACATCGAGAAGGACACCTACGAGCGGCTGACCTGCGCCGACTGCGGCGAGGAGCTGGCCACCGAGGCCATGCCCGAGGACGTCGGGAAGCGGCGGGTCTGCCCGGGCTGTGGCACCGAGTGGCGCGAGATGCCCTGA
- a CDS encoding NUDIX hydrolase: MDLEGVRRHEPSTVTGQEREAAVVVPVIDRPDGPALLFTKRADHLSDHPGQMSFPGGGREPEDADLKATACREAEEEVGMRREELDFVGRLDDIETVTRYSVRPFVARAPDREYVPGDQEVAEVAVLSLADLTDLDNYESERRDHPYYGDIRLHFFYVDGYTVWGATARIFVQFLELTTDWEMPPEPDRRVERDADYPT; encoded by the coding sequence ATGGACCTGGAGGGGGTGCGCCGACACGAGCCGTCGACGGTGACCGGTCAGGAGCGGGAGGCGGCGGTCGTCGTCCCCGTCATCGACCGGCCGGACGGCCCGGCACTCCTCTTCACCAAGCGCGCCGACCACCTCTCGGACCACCCCGGACAGATGAGTTTCCCCGGAGGTGGCCGCGAGCCCGAGGACGCAGACCTCAAGGCGACCGCCTGCCGCGAGGCAGAGGAGGAGGTCGGGATGCGCCGCGAGGAACTGGACTTCGTCGGCCGGCTGGACGACATCGAGACCGTCACCCGCTACTCCGTGCGCCCGTTCGTCGCCCGCGCCCCGGACCGGGAGTACGTCCCCGGCGACCAGGAGGTCGCCGAGGTGGCGGTCCTCTCGCTGGCGGACCTGACCGACCTCGACAACTACGAGAGCGAGCGCCGGGACCACCCCTACTACGGCGACATCCGCCTGCACTTCTTCTACGTGGACGGCTACACCGTCTGGGGAGCGACCGCCCGCATCTTCGTCCAGTTCCTCGAACTCACGACGGACTGGGAGATGCCCCCCGAGCCGGACCGCCGCGTCGAGCGGGACGCCGACTACCCCACCTGA
- a CDS encoding Hsp20/alpha crystallin family protein: MIRELGESIGNTVVETVGRAVGRAQETRPLPVDLLESDDAYLAVFDAPGATASDVQVRFEDGEIQVRVDRFRDFHEGFEMRFPGRGLALDGHVELPEASVDPGGATATLSDNGTLQVRVPKVDGETGEDTRVTVEEEVDEADAGDTSTQDDGDDAATDGE, from the coding sequence ATGATACGCGAACTCGGCGAGTCCATCGGGAACACGGTCGTCGAGACGGTCGGCCGGGCGGTCGGGCGCGCACAGGAGACCCGCCCGCTCCCCGTCGACCTGCTCGAGAGCGACGACGCCTACCTCGCGGTCTTCGACGCTCCCGGCGCGACGGCCAGCGACGTCCAGGTCCGGTTCGAGGACGGCGAGATCCAGGTCCGGGTCGACCGCTTCCGGGACTTCCACGAGGGCTTCGAGATGCGTTTCCCCGGCCGCGGGCTCGCGCTCGACGGGCACGTCGAACTCCCGGAGGCGTCCGTCGACCCCGGCGGCGCCACGGCGACGCTGTCGGACAACGGCACGCTCCAGGTCCGCGTCCCAAAGGTGGACGGAGAGACCGGCGAGGACACGCGGGTCACTGTCGAGGAGGAGGTCGACGAGGCCGACGCGGGGGACACGAGTACCCAGGACGACGGCGACGATGCCGCTACCGACGGGGAGTAA
- a CDS encoding DUF7109 family protein: protein MDPGPDDMAGVVDLFGALARAELRQALSELAFRQGEQREPAAFEDSVEGAVDSYHLVAVPADALGESVEREGGADLLVAGPVAFPRLPEGGEDLPHIMDVPDREVDREAAAAAAEEQFRADAAAAVGAGDTERVGTLLDVSYELEAWGPVDLADVRRRLDAARDGTN, encoded by the coding sequence ATGGACCCCGGCCCCGACGACATGGCGGGCGTGGTCGACCTGTTCGGCGCGCTCGCGCGGGCGGAACTCCGGCAGGCGCTCTCGGAACTCGCCTTCCGGCAGGGCGAGCAACGCGAGCCAGCGGCCTTCGAGGACAGCGTCGAGGGGGCCGTCGACTCCTATCACCTGGTGGCGGTCCCGGCCGACGCCCTCGGGGAGAGTGTCGAGCGCGAGGGAGGAGCCGACCTGCTCGTCGCCGGCCCGGTCGCGTTCCCGAGGCTGCCGGAGGGCGGCGAGGACCTACCCCACATCATGGATGTCCCCGACCGGGAAGTCGACCGCGAGGCGGCCGCGGCGGCCGCCGAAGAGCAGTTCCGGGCCGACGCCGCGGCGGCCGTCGGCGCCGGCGACACCGAGCGCGTCGGGACGCTGCTCGACGTCAGCTACGAGCTGGAGGCGTGGGGCCCGGTCGACCTCGCGGACGTCCGCCGGCGGCTCGACGCCGCGAGGGATGGGACGAATTAA
- a CDS encoding DUF7559 family protein, whose product MPATLEVVCNDADCEMDMFELHYTYDMPDDVGVADFVCPYCQGTESLEAIEL is encoded by the coding sequence ATGCCTGCCACCCTCGAAGTCGTGTGCAACGACGCTGACTGCGAGATGGATATGTTCGAGCTCCACTACACCTACGATATGCCCGACGACGTTGGCGTGGCCGACTTCGTCTGCCCGTACTGCCAGGGGACGGAGTCGCTGGAAGCCATCGAGCTATGA
- a CDS encoding DUF5791 family protein — protein sequence MLRGEFPSAGEQSPETLRAAYDDHLATVIGAVGVETVAERAGLDPELLRALVDGEHPELTLSEAAAVLATDPDRPDADTIAAEARDILLMGMTTAVLDVEALASAVDDELEPKEIQQKVEGRFPVTLDEYALLHSAIESRKR from the coding sequence ATGCTCAGAGGGGAGTTCCCGTCGGCGGGCGAACAGTCACCGGAGACGCTCCGGGCAGCGTACGACGACCACCTGGCGACGGTCATCGGCGCGGTCGGCGTCGAAACCGTCGCGGAGCGGGCCGGGCTCGACCCGGAGCTACTCCGGGCGCTGGTCGACGGCGAGCACCCGGAACTGACGCTGTCGGAGGCGGCGGCGGTGCTGGCGACCGACCCTGACCGGCCGGACGCCGACACCATCGCCGCGGAGGCCCGGGACATCCTCCTGATGGGGATGACGACCGCGGTGCTGGACGTGGAGGCACTCGCCTCGGCGGTCGACGACGAACTCGAGCCCAAGGAGATCCAGCAGAAAGTCGAGGGGCGGTTCCCCGTCACGCTCGACGAGTACGCGCTGCTTCACAGCGCTATCGAGAGCCGGAAACGATGA